In Populus trichocarpa isolate Nisqually-1 chromosome 7, P.trichocarpa_v4.1, whole genome shotgun sequence, the following proteins share a genomic window:
- the LOC7491743 gene encoding probable transcription factor PosF21 codes for MDKDKSPGNHSSGLPPPSGRYSCFSPSGSSYSVKPEQTPSTFPPKAPGSSSDPSHFGHGLDSNRFSHDISRMSDNPPKNLGHRRAHSEILTLPDDISFDSDLGVVGGGTDGTTFSDETEEDYLSMYLDMDKFSSSSATSAFQVGESSAPPVPAQPLAPLPATMDLGAGPSERPKVRHQHSLSMDGSTTIKPEMLMSGSEEASHADSKKSISAAKLAELALIDPKRAKRIWANRQSAARSKERKMRYIAELERKMQTLQTEATSLSAQLTLLQRDTNSLTAENSELKLRLQTMEQQVHLQDALNDALKEEIQHLKVLTGQVPNYASFGGGQQLYPNNQAMHTFLAAQQFQQLQIHSQKQQQQQFQLHQLQQQQLQQQQQQGGDLQMRGSMASSSQKDNSSEDNSSSSKD; via the exons ATGGATAAGGATAAATCTCCTGGCAACCATAGTAGTGGTTTACCACCACCTTCTGGGAGGTATTCTTGTTTTTCACCCTCTGGGAGCTCTTATAGCGTAAAACCTGAGCAAACGCCTTCTACATTTCCTCCAAAGGCTCCTGGCAGTAGTTCAGACCCTAGTCATTTCGGTCATGGATTGGATTCTAATCGATTTAGTCATGATATCAGCCGAATGTCTGATAACCCACCTAAGAATTTGGGCCACCGTCGTGCCCATTCAGAGATTCTCACTCTCCCTGATGATATTAGCTTTGACAGTGATCTTGGTGTTGTGGGTGGTGGTACAGATGGGACAACTTTCTCTGATGAAACTGAGGAAGATTATTTGTCAATGTACCTTGATATGGATAAGTTCAGTTCATCCTCGGCCACATCTGCTTTTCAAGTTGGGGAGTCATCGGCTCCACCAGTGCCAGCACAACCACTGGCACCACTGCCTGCAACAATGGATTTGGGTGCTGGTCCTAGCGAAAGGCCTAAAGTTAGGCATCAACATAGCCTCTCAATGGATGGCTCGACAACTATCAAGCCGGAGATGCTCATGTCAGGTTCTGAGGAGGCATCTCACGCTGATTCCAAGAAGTCCATATCTGCGGCAAAGCTTGCTGAACTTGCACTTATAGATCCAAAGCGTGCAAAAAG GATTTGGGCTAACAGGCAATCTGCTGCAAGGTCCAAGGAAAGGAAGATGCGGTACATAGCTGAACTTGAAAGGAAAATGCAGACACTGCAAACAGAAGCGACGTCGTTGTCTGCTCAATTGACTCTTCTTCAG AGGGATACAAACAGCCTGACTGCTGAAAATAGTGAACTGAAACTGCGTTTGCAAACGATGGAGCAACAGGTCCACTTGCAAGATG CCTTGAATGACGCACTGAAAGAAGAAATTCAGCATCTGAAGGTACTGACTGGTCAAGTGCCAAACTATGCATCTTTTGGAGGAGGCCAGCAATTATATCCCAATAATCAAGCAATGCATACTTTCTTAGCTGCACAACAGTTTCAACAACTCCAAATTCATTctcagaagcagcagcagcagcagttcCAGCTGCATCAGCTTCAACAGCAACAacttcagcagcagcagcaacaaggTGGGGATTTGCAAATGAGAGGATCAATGGCTTCTTCAAGCCAGAAAGATAATTCATCTGAGGATAATTCCTCTTCATCAAAGGACTGA